Proteins encoded within one genomic window of Scheffersomyces stipitis CBS 6054 chromosome 3, complete sequence:
- the CYS4 gene encoding cystathionine beta-synthase (go_function lyase activity~go_process amino acid metabolism): MSSVPPLYENALDLIGNTPLIKLNKIPQSYGIKAKVYAKVELFNAGGSIKDRISKNMILEAEKSGRIKPGYTLIEPTSGNTGIGLALVAAVKGYRTIITLPEKMSNEKVSVLKALGAEIIRTPTEAAWDAPESHIGVAKKLEKEIPNSVILDQYSNPANPDAHYYGTGFEIWEQTKGKVTHLVAGAGTGGTITGISRYLKEKNPKVEVTGADPKGSILAQPESLNTSTEGYLVEGIGYDFIPDVLNRKYVDNWIKTEDAESFKLARRIIREEGILVGGSSGSALQAALQVAKDLTEDDVVVVVFPDSIRSYLSKFADDEWMKINNFAVDETSSSGNKSDDFLASKTIRDLVAGKAPVVTVTLSDTVGKTFDLLHDNGFDQLPVLNNSGKLVGLVTLSKILKSLSTKKVQLTNSIASVIIDFRKLADFEKSFTIAKESGFTKRSYEPITLDTPLALLNKFFETNSNAIITDDELKPVQIVTKVDLISFLTKNVAF, encoded by the coding sequence ATGTCTTCAGTTCCACCATTATATGAAAACGCTTTGGATCTCATCGGTAACACTCCCTTGATCAAGTTAAACAAGATCCCCCAATCGTATGGTATCAAGGCTAAGGTGTATGCCAAAGTAGAGTTGTTCAATGCTGGAGGGTCCATCAAGGACAGAATCTCCAAGAACATGATTTTGGAAGCTGAAAAGTCTGGAAGAATAAAGCCAGGTTACACTTTGATCGAACCTACTTCTGGTAACACCGGTATCGGTTTGGCACTTGTCGCTGCCGTAAAGGGCTACAGAACCATCATCACTTTACCAGAAAAGATGTCCAACGAAAAGGTCTCTGTCTTGAAGGCTTTGGGTGCTGAAATCATTAGAACTCCTACTGAAGCTGCTTGGGATGCTCCTGAATCGCACATTGGAGTTgccaagaagttggaaaaggaaattCCTAACTCAGTCATCTTGGACCAGTACTCTAACCCAGCCAACCCAGATGCCCATTACTACGGAACTGGTTTCGAGATTTGGGAACAAACCAAGGGTAAGGTCACTCACCTCGTAGCTGGTGCAGGTACTGGAGGAACTATTACCGGTATTTCCAGAtacttgaaggaaaagaaccCAAAGGTTGAAGTCACTGGTGCTGACCCTAAGGGTTCTATCTTGGCCCAGCCAGAATCATTAAACACTAGTACTGAAGGTTACTTAGTTGAAGGTATTGGTTACGACTTTATTCCTGACGTGTTGAACAGAAAGTATGTCGACAACTGGATCAAGACAGAAGATGCTGAGTCATTCAAGTTGGCCAGAAGAATCAtcagagaagaaggtatCTTGGTTGGAGGTTCTTCCGGCTCTGCTTTGCAAGCTGCTTTGCAAGTAGCCAAGGACTTGACCGAAGACGATGTAGTCGTTGTAGTTTTCCCAGACTCTATCAGATCgtacttgtccaagtttGCTGATGACGAATGGATGAAGATCAATAACTTCGCTGTAGATGAAACCAGCTCGTCCGGTAACAAATCTGATGACTTCTTGGCCAGCAAGACCATCAGGGACTTGGTTGCTGGTAAGGCTCCTGTCGTCACTGTCACCTTGTCTGACACTGTTGGAAAGACCTTTGACTTGTTGCACGACAACGGCTTTGACCAGTTGCCAGTGTTGAACAACAGTGGTAAATTGGTTGGTTTGGTCACATtatccaagatcttgaagtcgttgtcTACCAAAAAAGTTCAATTAACGAACTCGATCGCCTCTGTCATTATCGACTTCAGAAAGTTGGCTGATTTTGAGAAATCATTCACCATCGCCAAGGAGTCTGGATTTACTAAGAGATCCTACGAGCCAATTACCTTGGATACTCCCTTGGCATTGTTGAATAAGTTCTTTGAAACCAACTCCAATGCTATCATTACTGATGATGAATTGAAGCCAGTTCAAATCGTCACCAAGGTCGACTTGATCTCATTCTTAACCAAAAATGTTGCTTTCTAA